Within Fusarium keratoplasticum isolate Fu6.1 chromosome 8, whole genome shotgun sequence, the genomic segment AGGCACCCATGGGCGCTCCCGGCTCTATCCACGGCAGCCACGAGACCGTCGTCGACATGGAGGGCATCGCCTCTACCGCACACTTcaccgagaagcccaagaatGCGTCCCCCAATGAAAAgtccagctccagctccagcgacgacgatgaggatgaggagggcatgAACGAGATGGAGCGTCGCCACTCCATTGTTCGTGACCTCGCGAGGCAGTACACCCAGACTTCGATGCAGAACTTTCAGGGTGATGGTGCTGCTCTCTTTgctgccgacgacaaggactCTCCTCTGAACCCTCAGAGCGAAAAGTTCAACGCCAGAGCCTGGGCCAAGGCCGtcgccaagaccatgtcGGAGCACGGCAGCGGTTTCCGTCAGAGCGGCCTCTGCTTCCAGGACATGAACGTGTTTGGCTACGGCGCAGAGACCGATTATCAGAAGGATGTTGGCAACGTCTGGCTCGGCATTCCCAGCGCTATCACCAACCTCACCTCTCCGAACCGCGGCAAGCGACGGATCGACATTCTTCGAGGTTTTGACGGtgttgtcaaggctggtgagATGGTTGTCGTTCTCGGTCCTCCTGGTTCAGGTTGCTCAACTTTCTTGAAGACGATTTCTGGAGAGACCAATGGTATCTATGTTGACGACAAGACCTACTTCAACTACCAGGGTGTTCCGGCCGATGAGATGCACAACCATCACTCGGGAGAAGCTATTTACACCGCTGAGGTCGACGTCCACTTCCCCATGCTCTCAGTTGGCGACACTCTCACCTTTGCCTCTCGCGCGAGATGCCCTCAGAACCTGCCCCCCGGCGTCGCCCACAACCAGTACAGCGACCACTTCAGGGACGTCGTCATGGCTATGTACGGTATCAGccacaccatcaacacccgAGTCGGCGACAACTACATCCGAGGTGTTTCTGGCGGAGAGAGGAAGCGTgtcaccatcgccgaggccacCCTATCTAACGCCCCCTTCCAATGCTGGGATAACTCGACCCGTGGTCTCGACTCGGCCAACGCCATCGAATTCTGCAAGACGTTGAGACTGCAGTCCGAGCTGTTCGGTCAGACCTGCGCCGTCTCCATCTATCAGGCTCCCCAGAGCGCGTACGACCTGTTCGACAAGGCCCTCGTCCTCTACGAAGGCCGACAGATCTTCTTTGGTCGTGCCGAGGACGCCAAGGCCTacttcatcaacctcggcTTCGAGTGCCCCGACCGACAGACAACCCCCGAtttcttgacctcgatgacTGCGCCTTCTGAGCGCATCGTCCGTCCCGGCTGGGAGAACCGAGCCCCCCGTACGCCCGATGAGTTCGCCGCCCGGTGGAAGGAGAGCCGAGAGTATCAGCTCCTGCAGAACGAGATCGACACCTACAAGAGCCTGTACCCCCTCAACGGTTCTAGCGCCGACGCCTTCCGAGAGAACAAGCAGCAGACCCAGGCCAAGGGCCAGCGTCTTAAGTCCCCCTTCACCCTCTCCTACGTGCAGCAGATCCAGCTCTGCCTGTGGCGAGGATTCAAGCGTCTCAAGGGTTCACCCGAGGTCACAATCTTCTCTCTCATCGCCAACACGTCCACCGCTCTCATCGCCTCCTCGCTGCTGTACAACCTCCCTGAGACGACAGGATCCTTCCAAAACAGAGGAATCGTCCTGTTCATCGGTGTTCTCGCCAACGCGTTTGCTAGTGCTCTGGAAATTTTGACCCAATACGCTCAACGGCCCATTGTTGAGAAACACACTCGTTACGCTTTTTACCATGCCTCCGCGGAAGCCTTTTCGTCAATCTTGGTCGACATGCCGTATAAGATTCTTAACAGTATCTTTTATAATCTCACGCTGTACTTCATGACCAACCTGAACCGCACTCCTGGcgctttcttcttcttcctcttcgtctctTTCCTCATGGTCCTGGCCATGTCTGGTATCTTCCGTACTATGTAAGTTCCCCGTCATTCCCAGTTGACCACTTTCTGACTCTTTCAGTGCCTCCGTCTCTCGAACGCTCTCGCAGGCCATGGTTCCGGCTTCGATCCTgattctcgccctcgtcatctttgccGGCTTCGTCATTCCCGTCGATTACATGCTTGGCTGGTGCCGATGGATCAACTATCTCGACCCTGTCGCTTACGCTTATGAGGCTCTCATGATTAACGAATTCCACAACCGCAACTTTACCTGCAACCAGTTCGTCCCCAGCGCGGCCATCCCCACGTACGCCGACATCACAGGCACCATGCGCGCCTGCTCCGCTGTGGGTGCTCTGCCCGGTCAGGACTATGTCAACGGTGATGCCTTCATGAACTCCAAGTATAAGTACTACCACAGCCACAAGTGGCGCAacgtcggcatcatcatcgctttcgtcctcttcttccatctcacCTACATCGCTGCCACCGAGCTCATCgcggccaagaagtccaagggCGAGGTCCTCGTCTTCCGACGTGGAAACATGCCTGCTGTCTCTCAGGGCAAGGGTGATGCCGAGGCCGCTTATTCCGGTcccatcaaggctgccgacAAGGTCCAAAACGAGAACGACAATGCCAACATTCAGGGTTCCACCAGCGTCTTCCACTGGAACAACGTTTGCTACgacatcaagatcaagggaGAACCGCGACGCATTCTGGACCATGTTGACGGTTGGGTCAAGCCCGGTACCCTGACTGCTCTCATGGGTGTGTCTGGTGCCGGTAAGACTACCCTTCTCGACTGTCTCGCTGATCGTATCTCCATGGGCGTCATCACTGGTGAAATGCTTGTCGATGGCAAGATTCGCGATTCCTCATTCCAGCGTAAAACCGGTTATGTGCAGCAACAGGATCTTCACTTGGAAACCAGCACTGTTCGCGAGGCCCTGACTTTCAGCGCCCTTCTTCGACAGCCTGCCACCACTCCCCGCGCTGAGAAGATTGCCTATGTTgacgaggtcatcaagcTGTTGGATATGGAAGAGTATGCtgacgccgtcgtcggtATCCTTGGTGAGGGTCTCAACGTTGAGCAGCGCAAGCGTCTTACCATTGGTGTTGAGCTCGCTGCCAAGCCTCCTCTGCTGCTGTTTGTTGATGAACCTACTTCTGGACTTGACTCGCAGACCTCTTGGGCtatccttgacctcctcgagaagctctccaagGCCGGACAGTCTATCCTGTGCACCATCCATCAGCCCTCTGCTATGCTCTTCCAACGCTTCGATCGTCTTCTGTTCCTCGCCAAGGGTGGACGCACCATCTACTTTGGCGATATCGGTGAGAACTCTGAGACTCTGACTTCGTATTTCGAGAAGAACGGATCCAGCGCCTGCCCCAAGGGTGAGAACCCTGCCGAGTGGATGCTCGAGGTCATTGGCGCCGCCCCTGGTTCTCACAGCGACATCGACTGGCATCAGACCTGGAAGGACAGCCCCGAGTACCAGGCCGTTCAGACCGAGCTTCAGCGTCTCAAGGCTGAAGGCCCTGCCAACTCTGCTGCCCATGACAACGACCACGGTGCCTACAACGAGTTTGCCGCCCCCTTCTGGGAGCAGCTTAAAATTGCCACCCAGCGAGTCTTTGAGCAGTACTGGCGAACTCCATCGTACATCTactccaaggctgctctgTGTATTTCGGTTGCTCTCTTCATCGGTCTGGTCTTCCTCAACGCCCCCCTGACCATGCAGGGCCTACAGAACCAGATGTtcgccgtcttcaacatcttgaccatctttGGCCAGCTCGTCCAACAGCAGATGCCTCACTTCGTCACCCAACGATCCCTGTACGAGGTTCGCGAGCGCCCATCCAAGGCTTACAGCTGGAAGGTCTTTATGCTGTCTCAGATCATTGCCGAGATCCCCTGGAACACTCTCATGTCGGTCCTGATGTTTGTCTGCGTCTACTACCCTGTTGGCTTCGACAAGAACGCTGCAGCGGCCGGTCAGACTGCTGAGCGCGGTGCTCTCATGTGGCTTCTGTTCTGGCAgttcctcatcttcactTGCACCTTTGCTCACGCCTGTATCGCCATCACTGACACCGCCGAGGCTGGTGGTAACCTTGCCAACGTCCTCTTCATGCTCTGCCTGTTCTTCTGTGGTGTGTTGGCCTCTCCTGATCAGATGCCTggcttctggatcttcatGTATCGTGTCTCCCCCTTCACGTACTTGGTCTCTGCCATCATGGCGACTGGTCTGGCCAACACCGAGGTTACCTGCGCAGCCAACGAATACGTCATCTTTGACGCCCCCAAGGGCCAAGACTGCGCCACTTACCTCGCGGACTACATCTCTGCGGCTGGCGGTTACGTCCTCAACGAGAGCGCCACCTCCGACTGTCAGTACTGCCCTATGAAGGACACCAACGTCTTCCTCAAGGCCCTCAGCTCCAGCTACGACAACCGATGGAGAGACTGGGGTATCGGCATGGTGTACATCGTCGTCAACATTGCGGCGTCGCTGGCCCTGTACTGGCTCGTCCGCATGCCCAAggggaagaagcagaagcagtcGTAGAGGCTGTGGCCGGGTTGATTCCTCACGggattttttctttttctttttggtgAAGCATTTAGGGAAAACATcaactttttattatagaCTGGGTACCTTATAGATCAACTGTCAATGAGACTAGGACAAGATATTTTGATTCGACAATTTCCGCTCATTTACCTAGATTTCCTTAATACATCAAGATTGGCAGCCACTGGGCCGGGGTTCCGACTATAGAGGATGACATCTTGAATGACGACATAGAATGTGTCATGAAAGCCTTGTACAGGATTGGTAGACAGTAAGGCCATGAAGCCAGCATGAACTGAATAAACAGATCTCTTTCTTTGGATACGCGAGACTTCTAATAGCTCATTGTTACATGCCCATCGTATTGACAAAGCAGAGGCTCTATCTTACTGTTCCCCTTTGCCCTACTCTAAGATAAGCTCATGATGACTATTTGCTAACACAGCCGCTGATCCCCGTCAGCGGTATGCCTAATAGGCGAGTGGTGCGTCACGCATCCGAACGTCTAAGGCCAAAGCTAGAAAAGTGCTCCCCTTTTGGTGTTTGATGAAGGATATctctgctgatgctgatgctcttctcatcatcaatgacATCTCTAGAAGAGCACATCGGTCACGACAGCAAAAGACACAGTTATCAACGCCAGCCAGTGTTCGCGGCGCTGGCCACCGTCCATCATGGGACGGAGTGTGATAGTAGTCTAAAGCTGTTGACAGAGTGCTACTACACAAGGTAATCTTATAGCTACTCATAAGAGAGAATCATTTTTTTTACCATGTATGACACATAACAAAGCTTACTTGTTCGCTAGCAATTTACCTATCTTTAGATATACCTCTTCCACAAATGCACCAGAAAAGCCTAAGCTTCTACCTGCTCCCAAAAGGCGCCAGTCTCCCACTCAGCCTCGTCTTCGCTTTCTTGGATCCATATCAAAGCACCCGTTGCCGCATGGACCGATCTCTGATATCCAACTGGATGTTTCCTAGTCTTACTATGGATGTGTCCTAGTCTTCCTACCTTCGTGCTTCCAAACGGGCAGGCCGTTGAAAAACTCGCGAGAGTGTGGCGCCAATCCCCCAACAGTGAAAGGGTCTGCCAGATCTGCTTGGCATCGCCTCCAGCCTTGCGAAAGGAGCCTATAAAAGGCCAATCGTAGGGGGCAAGCATTCTGTCTCATAGGAAGCACCCAGCAATCCACAGGGCAGCTCTCTTTCTCAATATCCTCGGACTTCTCGGCGCGGAATTGTAGCAGAATGAGGATGGCACCGTCGAAGCAGAACACCTGAGGGCACTGATATTTGTGCGCGTACCTGCAGGCAAGCAATGATCAGCTGGGTGAATTAACTCTGGTTCCAATACGTAGGTACCCTCGTAGCTCCTGCGAGAGCTTTTTCTGACTTGCCGAAGAGGCGGGATTCCCCCTCTGCCAAAACATGGACTTGATAAGACTTCTCTTGATCTCGCCTATAGCTAGGACACGCTTTGCGCCTTCAGACTTGAACGTGAAAATAGAGTCGATATTTTCAGCTATGTTTTCCTCTGAAACCGGCTTGTTATGAGACGACTGTAAAATCGATGGGTAAGAATTCCACGCAGACAGCACCACATTTACGACCTCTGTGTTGAACCAATTCTCGCAGTCGGCTTCGGTCTCGAACCGCCACTTCCGGCTATTCGGCGGCTCGGCAGGCTGGCTAAGCCTTAGGTTATCATCTTCATAAAGGGGAAGAAAGGCATCATCGAAGTTGCGTAGGTGATACCGTCGTTGGCCACCATGGTCCGACAAGTGGCGTTCACAATGGGTTTGTAATTACGAGCCCATCGTTGGTCAGAGTCTGTCAAGTAAAGGGGGTTATGGATCGGGTTGGAGGGATGCTCAAGAATGAGCTCTTGTGCGGTGTGGCTGGTCATCATCCAGATGCAGCAGCCCGCCGCGAGCAACGATGCGAAGCAGATGGGTGAGGGAGAGAGTAATGAACAGATGAATTCATATTAAAGAGCTGCCACAGCAAGCTATAAGTACGTTAACGTGTTGAAACCGGCCTCCTCCGCCCCCAAAGAAGGGCCAGCGTGATTGAACACGAGGGCGGATGTACTCGTCCACTTTGAGGGTGCTGCCTAGATGCCAAGGTGCTCAGAGCCAATGGAGAAGTGTCCTTAACGCCTCAATTGAAGAGCTGCGAGAGTGCAAGTAAGGCTGCGAAATCGAGCACTTTGATTTGTGTTCAGAGGTTGTTGGTTGGAGCATGTTGGTCTGCGTACGCTGCATGGTTGGGGGCGTGAAAATGACCGTGGTGAGCGCAAAAGGGAGCCAGGTTCATATCCCAAGAATGAagagaaataatattataaaaaaaaaaaagtaattaatattatgTTTTAAGAATTCATCTCTTAATTTACTCATAATTTAGCTATGAAGTTAAtcttttttaaatttatCGCCCAAAgatgtaggtaggtaggcatCCTTCAACGACTGCGTGGGGGCTGGATTCAGTGCAAGGGTGGGTTAGCCCATGACTAAGCCTAATTAAGCCACCCATCCATAGATCTCTGTCAATGTGTTTCTCTCCTTTTCATCAGGCAGCACACAGCATCAACACTCACAGGATCTTCTTCTGAAAATGATTATATACCTCATGAATCAATATGGACGACGGAAGTCGATCTGTATCTCCCTGTGACATACCGAAGGACATGTACCAACGTAAGGTCGTGCCCTACCGGAGGACTATCGTATGAAGGCCCTGTAACGCGCTCCTTTAGGAAAAGGCTCTCACCAAAGGCACAGTACTTTCGATATGGCACTCGGATCATCGAAGCCACAGGAAGTGCCTCAGACAACTGCCATGTAAATGTTCTGCGCCTTCGGGTGCGCAGGACTTTTATCGAGCGAGTCATCCAAGCCATTGTTTCATTCCTTCCCCTTGCATGGGCGTGTTGGATCCGGTCTAGGTTTCCGGAATGGTGTCTACCCGAGAATATTGTcctcaagatccagaaggatggctgggaggaagagttTAATATGGAAAAGGCAGCATACGAAAAGCTCGAGCCCGTGCAAGGCAGTGTCATCCCCCGCTGCTTTGGGCAGATCGAATACGACGGAAAACGAGCCTTGATACTTTCCGACATTGGAGGATACTGCATAGCGACACCAGAAGGAGCAGTGTTAGACGAAAAGGATTTCCGTCCCCTGTTGAAGAAGGCTCTGACCTCTATCAGCAAGCTAGGTGTCTCCCacgacgacaacaagctTGACAACTTTCATCTCGTTACGGAGGACGGAAAGGACAGGGTCATGATAGTAGACTTGGAAATGGTGGATACAGGCCTGCCAGAGGCTGACTTTGCCTTTGCAGCTGAGGCGAGTGAGGATTTTCTGATACAACAGTATCGGCAGCATTTGGAATGCATGGAGTACGACGGGGTGCTTCTCCCCAAGTGGCCACTCAAGGCATAGTTATCTTCTTGAGAGAATCAACCAGGCGGATATACCAATTGACATTGACCAACAAGGCAGAATTCAAGGTGGTTCTGAACTATTAATGTGATTGGTGTGTTTACGTCGTCATGTGAGGTTGGTCCGGGCATCCTGCGTTTCACTGCACGTCATCTTGAAACAAGCAACTCTCACTTGCCAACATACTTAGAAGACACTTGGAGCTGAACTTGACCGTCTGGCAATAAGTTCTGTATTCTATTCAATCATGTCGACATCTTTATTCTCTCCCCCTCCGCCCGGCATCTACGAGTACACCGAGGTCCTCACGTTTCACTTTTCTGATACCTCTGTTCCCCCAGCGCTCTCTGACGAAAGTACCGCCGTGGGGAAAGTATGGGCATCTACACTCAAGACATATCTTCGGCTAGAGCAAACCGGTATAGTCTACTGGACCCTTATACATGGCTCTCCCCAGCGAGCCAAGTTATTCATCGGTACTTGAACTCCACCTTTTCCTTGGACGTTGGGTATCCTAACTCGTTATCAAAGACTGGAAGACGAGCCTTGGGAGAGATCAATTTCAGTCAAGCACCGAGTTGGAAAACCTTCGCATGGCCTGGAGCTCCGTCACTTCAGCACCCTTTCACTCGATTATTTACCGTCTGCCATGGGGCGGCCACAGAGGGCACCCAGGGATGCACAGCTCATATGACACCGTGTCTAGCCTCTTCACCTTCGATTTCTCCGTTACTCTTACAGACGAGGACAAGGAAAAACTGGACCACATTCTTTCACAGTTTGCCAGATCTGTTTTGCAGAGTCCCGGTGGTGTGGTGTCCTCAT encodes:
- a CDS encoding ZEB2-regulated ABC transporter 1, yielding MPASPNPSPAPGEAPMGAPGSIHGSHETVVDMEGIASTAHFTEKPKNASPNEKSSSSSSDDDEDEEGMNEMERRHSIVRDLARQYTQTSMQNFQGDGAALFAADDKDSPLNPQSEKFNARAWAKAVAKTMSEHGSGFRQSGLCFQDMNVFGYGAETDYQKDVGNVWLGIPSAITNLTSPNRGKRRIDILRGFDGVVKAGEMVVVLGPPGSGCSTFLKTISGETNGIYVDDKTYFNYQGVPADEMHNHHSGEAIYTAEVDVHFPMLSVGDTLTFASRARCPQNLPPGVAHNQYSDHFRDVVMAMYGISHTINTRVGDNYIRGVSGGERKRVTIAEATLSNAPFQCWDNSTRGLDSANAIEFCKTLRLQSELFGQTCAVSIYQAPQSAYDLFDKALVLYEGRQIFFGRAEDAKAYFINLGFECPDRQTTPDFLTSMTAPSERIVRPGWENRAPRTPDEFAARWKESREYQLLQNEIDTYKSLYPLNGSSADAFRENKQQTQAKGQRLKSPFTLSYVQQIQLCLWRGFKRLKGSPEVTIFSLIANTSTALIASSLLYNLPETTGSFQNRGIVLFIGVLANAFASALEILTQYAQRPIVEKHTRYAFYHASAEAFSSILVDMPYKILNSIFYNLTLYFMTNLNRTPGAFFFFLFVSFLMVLAMSGIFRTIASVSRTLSQAMVPASILILALVIFAGFVIPVDYMLGWCRWINYLDPVAYAYEALMINEFHNRNFTCNQFVPSAAIPTYADITGTMRACSAVGALPGQDYVNGDAFMNSKYKYYHSHKWRNVGIIIAFVLFFHLTYIAATELIAAKKSKGEVLVFRRGNMPAVSQGKGDAEAAYSGPIKAADKVQNENDNANIQGSTSVFHWNNVCYDIKIKGEPRRILDHVDGWVKPGTLTALMGVSGAGKTTLLDCLADRISMGVITGEMLVDGKIRDSSFQRKTGYVQQQDLHLETSTVREALTFSALLRQPATTPRAEKIAYVDEVIKLLDMEEYADAVVGILGEGLNVEQRKRLTIGVELAAKPPLLLFVDEPTSGLDSQTSWAILDLLEKLSKAGQSILCTIHQPSAMLFQRFDRLLFLAKGGRTIYFGDIGENSETLTSYFEKNGSSACPKGENPAEWMLEVIGAAPGSHSDIDWHQTWKDSPEYQAVQTELQRLKAEGPANSAAHDNDHGAYNEFAAPFWEQLKIATQRVFEQYWRTPSYIYSKAALCISVALFIGLVFLNAPLTMQGLQNQMFAVFNILTIFGQLVQQQMPHFVTQRSLYEVRERPSKAYSWKVFMLSQIIAEIPWNTLMSVLMFVCVYYPVGFDKNAAAAGQTAERGALMWLLFWQFLIFTCTFAHACIAITDTAEAGGNLANVLFMLCLFFCGVLASPDQMPGFWIFMYRVSPFTYLVSAIMATGLANTEVTCAANEYVIFDAPKGQDCATYLADYISAAGGYVLNESATSDCQYCPMKDTNVFLKALSSSYDNRWRDWGIGMVYIVVNIAASLALYWLVRMPKGKKQKQS